A genomic stretch from Calonectris borealis unplaced genomic scaffold, bCalBor7.hap1.2 HAP1_SCAFFOLD_127, whole genome shotgun sequence includes:
- the LOC142076960 gene encoding LOW QUALITY PROTEIN: E3 ubiquitin-protein ligase RBBP6-like (The sequence of the model RefSeq protein was modified relative to this genomic sequence to represent the inferred CDS: substituted 1 base at 1 genomic stop codon): SESPYSASPYSTSSSTCSTSRSGSSRTRSCSRSFSPSHSRSYSXLLPYPRRGKGKRRNYRSRSRSHGYQRSRSRSPPYRRCHSRSRSPVFRGQSPTKQTIPQGEGEREYFNRYREVPPYDLKAYYGRSLDFRDPFEKTRYREWERNYREWHGKFYRGYAVGAQPHPPVNRENFSPGRFGPPGTRQENSPYARGRREDYPAWQSHQNHNIAGNYPEKPSERESHGIKDPTKSKEKEVKNPLGDGQGNKHKKRRKSDEDEGFPNAELLAGARKPREPVPAEDVKMDSLFMVPSRDDATPARDEPMEADSIAFKPMSEKEKKEKDKPKVKIDKTKRKVEVAVPPKTDNIIKLAKASSNGNLLERKRESKKREGKRESKDLKNLTCCPDIAHLHQL; this comes from the coding sequence gtccgagtctccttatagtgcttcaccttactctacaagttcgtctacctgctccacatcaagatcaggttcttcccgcactcgctcctgctctcgctcatttagtccttcccattctcgttcctactcgtgattgctgccgtatccaagaagaggcaaagggaagaggcgtaactatcgttctaggtcaaggtcacacggttatcagcgttcaaggtcaaggtcacccccatacagaagatgccattcacggtcaaggtctccagtatttagaggccagtctcccactaaacagactatacctcaaggggaaggagaaagggagtattttaacagatacagagaagttccaccatatgatctgaaagcttactatggcagatcacttgactttagagatccatttgaaaagacaaggtaccgggaatgggaaaggaactacagagaatggcatggaaagttttacagggGCTATGCTGTTGgtgctcaacctcaccctccagtaaacagagagaacttttctccaggtaggtttggtccacctgggaccagacaggagaattcaccatatgctcggggacgtagggaggattatcctgcttggcagagccaccaaaatcacaatatagctggaaattaccctgaaaaaccttctgaaagagagagccatggcatcaaggatcctacaaaatcaaaagagaaggaggtgaaaaatccactgggagatggccaaggaaataagcataaaaagagaagaaaaagcgatgaggatgaaggatttcccaatgctgagttgttagcaggtgcgagaaaaccaagagagccagttccagcagaagacgttaaaatggactccctgttcatggtcccaagcagagatgatgccacccctgcgagagatgagcctatggaagcagattctattgctttcaaaccgatgtctgaaaaggagaaaaaagagaaggataagccaaaagtaaaaattgacaagacaaagcggaaagtagaagtggctgttcctcctaagacagacaatataataaaactagctaaagcttcctcgaatggaaatctcctcgaacggaagagagaaagcaagaagagagaagggaagagagaaagcaaggatttaaagaacctgacttgctgccctgatattgctcatttacatcagttatag